DNA sequence from the Oryza brachyantha chromosome 5, ObraRS2, whole genome shotgun sequence genome:
GTTCTCATCGCTACTATCTCGTATATACTTGACATTAACTGAACCCTACGTCCTCGAATACCGTAATTGGATATTTATTCTACGACGCAATTGTTAACATAGTGATAATTATTCCATGTGTACCAAAAGAAGTACAAATTTAAACTGGAAAATTATACTTATTTAGATAGGGAGGTAATAGTATTTTTAGGAGTAATAAATCATCACAAAAATTCACTATGGTTTAAACGTGTGTAagctaaataaactaaataataCTTAGCTTATTTTAgttaaactaaataaactaaattttatcttttcaaCAAATTTGCAATACCAGACCGGTCACATGGACCTTACCCATTCTTATTACCATCGGGACGATTTGCTTCATCCCTATCTTCCATACATATCTCTTACTACCTTCGAACTAGAAAGAATGAATTTTTCATGGTTTATGTtctgaccatttatcttatttaaaaaattatgattattatttttattgttattagataataaaatataaatagtgctttatatgtgactaattttaaatttttaaataagacgaacaatcAAACGTTGAACACAGAAACCCACAAATAAAGTTAAATTAGAGCAATGTTGTATTTTCCATTTCTACTGTTGCCCGACAAGTATTCCTTTTTACATTTAGGTACAATCGTGATGTACGCCGGTCTGATCATCAGAGCCGTCCAAACGGTCCATCTATATCACATATATGGGAGTTGGCTGCCACACTACACTTGAGAGATGACATCTTGAGACATCAATAGATCATAGGCGCCTTGCCTGGTTGTCTCCATGTGAGCTTTGGACGTTCACTCTTTGGTGCATTAGCCGAGATCATGGTGCTGGACAGGAAGGATAACCTATCATACAATGCAATGTGGATTTTGTACTCTTTTCCGTGATCGGATGTCAGGGAAGAAATATCTTTCAGTAATCAGGTCGGTAGAGGAGTGCGATAGCTAGCCATGTAATATAAGGTTCCTCGTCAACGCTGGCCGCTGTAATTCCTCTCAGCCTCTCTGTagcacatggaaaaaaaaggtgtttTGGTGATACTGACCGTGACATGCAGCGCCCGTGAAAATCTAGTAAATATCATCTGGTCGAAACAGTAGTTTAATAACATGACAGTGAAACTTTAATGGTTTTCTTTTGACTTTCATGGTTGTGCCGTTCCAAGAATTTTGTGCTGTCTTTCGTCTGAAATTACAAATATCACATACCGATGTCGATTGCGGTATACTGGaatatcatgttttttttttgaggaacGGAATATCATGTAGTGGCTTTGGTCACATGGGAACGGGCAGGCCAACTCGCATCTTGGCACGAGAGGAGAAATCAGTACAGGATTCTGGTTTGTGCGAGAGAATATCCGATGGTCCTACCCTGCTCACTGGCTCACACTGCATGTCTTCATATGGGCACGTTGCACCAGAGCTCCGCACATATGTACAAGTACCACGGAGCTCTAGGAGTGCCAAATGATCGGGCAAATGgtaaaaatttcaaaccttTTGTCACTCATCTTGTAGATAAGTCCAAAAGGAGTGGTTTACACGGTGCAATTTTGCCGCTTTACTACTAGTTCACGGTATAAAATGTTTGTTGTGGCCGGATCACACGAACATATGCGCAGGTAagagttgtttggttggttatCATAACTTGTCTAAACTTATCACATCTCAAGTTAGTTAAATTTAGTCATGTTAGgtgtgtgtttggtttatgTCACACTTGTGATAAGATTCCCTTCTTAATAtataggacccacatgtcaatgaCACAATAAAGTATGACAAACTTGTCACATATTAGCTAAAATGTggctttatttttgttaactAAACCTTAGTCAACttagctaaaatattatgACAACCTTATGTCAACCAACCACCCCCGTATGCTCGCGGTGCAATGGCCGGCCACTGGCCAGTCGAGAACTTGAGGTTCGTGCACAGACATCACCACATGATTCTAAAACACAAGCGATCGATTGCAAATTTTTCATGCACAAGTGGAAGTACTCCTGGTAGCAGAAATGTATTGTAGATCCGAGGAAGATTGCACTGAGATTAACATGATCTTCTTTTTATTCACTTATTCCTTTTAGCTCAATCTACATAATTACATGACGCAAGTTGCTATACACCACTCCAGAGAAAAGATCAATCCaagccaccgtcgtcgtcgtcgtcggcaccCACGCCACCGTGTCCTGCCTCCCCGGTCGGCGACGGACAACCGACAACACCGTAGGGATCCGCCCCTCTTCCTCATTCCCGGCGAAGTGCTCCCGTCGCCGGATTTGTGGAACGGAAGAACCGGCACCGCACGCTCTCCTGGATCACAAGCTCACAGCTCACTCCACTGACCACGAACACTTCTACTCAACCTACCTAAGTAATCGGAAGACACCATGCGTCAGCTCCACTCCGCTGCCCATGTCGTCGTGAGCTCTAGGCGTCTCGCCGCGTGGCCGCCCCAGCGCATGCTGCACGAACTGGATTTCTTGAATAgagattcatttttttccccttctgattttctctctgttttttttttcttgtggcCACGGCACTACGGCAGTGCCGGTGGCCGCGTCAATCGAGGGGGTAGCATGTGTCCTCACCGCCGGTGTTCCAGAGGAAATGCGCGTAGGCGGCGGCATGGTGCGCGTTGCCGGGGTCGGCCGCGATGGCCTCCTGGTAggtctcctccgccgccgcgaggtcGTTCCTCGCCTTCCACAGGAACGTCGCGTACCGGCTCAGCGCCTCCGCATCCGCCGGCTCAGCGCGCACCGCCCTCTCGAAGTACTGCTCCGCCCTGCGATCAACGGGAGGTTAGACAACGAATCACCGTGGCGCGGCTCAGATGAGCACGACGTCAACTCATCGAACAGGTGGTGGGTGCAGCCGGGGGGACCTACCGGTCGTGGTCGTTCTGCACGAGGTAGAGAAACTGCGCGAAGTTGGCGAGGATGAGCGGGTTATCGGGCTCCTCGGACACGGCCAGCTCGTAACTCTGCTCCGTCCGCGCGTACTCGGCGTGGCCCTCCGTCTCGAGCTCCGCCTCCACCGGCGCGACGAGGTTGCCGAGCACGTCCGGGTCGCTCAGTTCCTCTGCACGCGCGTTGGCCTGCATGTTCGAGGCCTCCGCGACCATCCTTTCCCAAATGGCCTGCTCGTCCTCGGCCGGAGTCTCGGGAACGGCCTTACTAACTCCCgttcccgccggcggcgcgggttgCTGTGGCGCGAGACGGCTCAGCAGTGACAGGGACTCGTcccaccggtcgtcgccagTGGCTCCCGCGACGGGCCGAaccttgccgccgccaccgctgctCCCGCCGACCGAGGCAGCACGCCCAATAGAGAACGTCTTGACCGAGGCCGCGTCGAACCGCGGCCGGGATGGCTCGCTGTTCTGGGTGTCGACCGCCGCGACAGCCGCGGCGGACGGTGGAGCAGGAGGGatcgctgcggcggcggcgacgctgtGGCCCATGGAGTGGACGGTGAAGTTGGCGAGGAGGAGCATGAGGGAGACCATCAGGGCCGGGGTGCCGGCGAAGATGTGCTGGAAAAGCCAGACGAAGGAGGCGTGCATCTCGCCATGGACTCGCGCCAGGACGCCCTGCAGGTCGTCGCACAGCATTGCCTCCCGCATCTGCTGCAGCGCGAAGCTCTGAAGCTCCCGCACGATGAGCACCATCGACGAGAAGGCGCGGCCCACCGAATCGCCGGCGGAACCGAGCAGCCGCTCGTCCCACCGCGTCTGCCGGGTCACCAGCTGCTGATGCTGCTTCTTCCGCTTCAGCATCCGGAGCGACAGAGGCATCCCGGCGCTGCTTGCGCTCCGCTCCACGCTCGCCGGCCACCCGCACCCGGTGGGCTGcacccccaccgccgccgcgagctccTCGATCCTCCTCAAGAACTCCGCGTCCCCACCTCCCACGCCATCCAAGCTAGCGCTCAGGGCGCACCTCGCCGGCTGCCGCAacccgcggcgccgcgccatAACACCGACGCCCCAATTAACCGGGCCGCAGGATCTCGCGAGGCCCGCGCCGGCACCGCCGAGGGCGGGGCGCGAGGAGGACgtcgagggcgacgacgaggcggaggaggagtgcGCGCACGGggatggcgcgacggcggcgacctggAAGCCCATGGCTCGCTTCTTCTCCGCGCGTCGGAGGGGCGCCTCTCTCCTTGCCTTCGGCTGGGGCCCCGAGACCACCACCGCAAGGGGAGGCGTGGAGATCGCGCGCGGCCGcaggagaagagaggaggccgCTGGCGAAGGAATGGAAAGCGTTGGGGGCTTTTAATTcaggagaagagaggaggccgCTGGTCAGCCTCCGGCGCACGGCGCTGCTCGTGATACTGGTGTAAAGATTTGGACTTTTAACATCTCGAAAATTATATCTCAGgttattgaattttttaaaatgatatctttggatatttttctaaagatATTAAAAACTGTTGATATACCTATACCGACTTACCACAATGTAAAGTCATCaagccaattttttttaataatcctTTATCACTTGCTGTTGTATctaaattaagtattttttttcaaatagatGAATGAGGAAATCTAATTTACAACCACCATGATTAGCATAAAGTATTTGAATTTTCTGCTCAGTTGTGCAATTCTGAATTCCTTTATCTTTTCCTTCATCAATTCATGGTCCTCCAACTTTACAATAATGTagatatacaaatatttttccatCTAAGGCCTTTGAAATAGTGAAATGCATGAATGGGAAAGCGAACTACGAGTAATTGGGCTGGAGCCCTTTTTTACCCAGTACTTTCAAACAAATACAAAGGTGTACTTCCTCTGACTATCGGCCTATCAATTTACTAACTTCAAATTAGTAATTATAGACATATTTAAATACTGTGAATATTTCTCTAATTTTAGATATTAAGGATACGTGCAAAAGTAAAGTCGGATATAGTCTCTTAATCAAtactatatcatatatatagatgtggGTATGTATAAGGATAGACTAAGACATTGTCTCTAAATCAAtacactaaaatatttttttgttatcctccttttatttttatttacttcatgtaacaaaattactttaaaCAAACACTAGGAGTCAACTTTGAACCGTTGTCACCCGCATGcttcaaattttggattgCAATTTCCAAAAATTAGGTGATCTTGGAACAAAGCACCCCTCGGTAGGAAAATATTTCACCtgaaattattattttgttgtgaattttgcaaaatttatatatactacatcctttctaaaatataaatatttttagatttttaagtaGAGATCTAGATTGAGGAAAAAACCCTTTCATCCCTTAATGAATAAGTGATGAGTTTGGTTGGGAGAGGATATATGGGGTAGAATTGgaagaaatttaaatgtgaAATAATTGGCGGTACAAGTTACAAGTATTAATGTGAATATTGTTAAAAACACATTGATCGGAAACTAAGATTTAAAACCttaaattatttgtattttcGAATAGACAGAGCGGatttctaacaaaaaaaactaataaccATTATTTATTACTGTGTTATAAGACAATAAGAGTTTGCCATTTTGCACGTGCTTTGTATGTGAATTGGGGATCCAGGGGATAAAATAGTAACCCAAATTATTAAGTCAAGTTTGTTAGGAAGTCATAGGTGCAGAAGATAAAGTAAGCGCCAAATTTATCGACGGATCTAGAACGTTAAGAATCTCTGGCCTGTGATACAAGCTTGTTAAAAACAAACCTGATATTCTAAAGAAATACACCCTTTACAAATGTATAATGGGGTTAACCCTAGAAAATGTGTAGTTGCATAATTATGAGTCCAATTGGTAATAACAAACCATaatttttgcttttaaaaaaaataacaaaccaCGTGCTCGTGTCTTTCCAGTGCATGCTTGGGCAACTGGGTAGCGGGTGAAAAgcgagaacaaaaaaaaagtccactTCTGCCTAGAAAAAGGAACTGGTCCTAGCGTAGAAGTATACAAATTATAGTACTCGTATTAAACAAGTCCAAAGGCCACAGAACTACTGATCTAATCATATGATTATGTGAACATGGGAGCCGGACGTTGCTAGGTCGGCTTGAGTCACCGTCGTGCATGCAACCACTCAAATTCAATCCTCGCAAAACAAAATATCCTACCACTAGGTTTTATACATCACGATGGATACAGATGCTAgattttatcttattaaaaaatattatgattatGCGAACATAATTGGTTCTTAAATAAGAGCGGATGAAATTATATCATCTAccattataatataataccgATTTTACTGTTATTGGCATATGAATCTCATGCATATGTCAGTGATGTAATAGCAAAAGATCTTAATTTAAAGACCACCAACAGTGAATTTCGACGTGCGAATTCCTCTATTATAagactatatatattagcGACGATAATAACACTACCATTATTACTAATTCTATCATCATTATCCCAGAGGACGTGAATCCGGCAGCGTCCGCCACCATCAACCCACCCACTTAACGCCTCTTACGTCTGACCGTCTTCGAAAATGAAAATACACTGAGCTTGAGCCCATCTGACGTACTAGTGCCGTCGTTTCGCAGGCACTCTCGCTACACGCCGAAACGGTAAGAAAGCGAGGgggaagggaaaagaaaatatctgGGCGAGCTGGAGAGCGCGCGGCACCAGGCACCAGCAGATGACCACCAGACTCCAACTTGGTGATTTTGTACCGGTCGGCCTGGACAAGCGCAGGAAGGGAGGGCCGCGTCGGGGTCGACCTCCTTCGATCCGCTCGTACTCGATCGGACGGCAGAGAGCGTGAGCGGACGGTCGACCGCGGTGGCCGCCGGATGGGTCCTGGAGGCTTCCGTTCCGTGCCGTTCCGCTCCACGAGCAGCACATGCCGAAATTGCGCACGGGCAGTCGGGCACAACGCAGCTGTAGCTGTAGCCTCTACAGTCTGTAGCTTAGCGCGGTGGAGTCGTGCCTGTCAGGTGTGTGTCGTGTGCCGCCTCGGGTCGCGGGAGAGTTAAAGAGGATGGGTGGTGGCCAAGCTGGATCCCGTTCGCTGGGAGGAGTAAAATCGGAGTTTTTCTTCCCTCGCCGTGCCCTACTGTCCTGGGACTCAACACGACACGGTGTACTCTAGGCTCTAGCAAAGAACAGGAATACAAATATCTTCTTAAATCCAAACATCACACGAGTCACGGACACACGGAATCTGTTCAAGTTATTTGTTCCTTTGCGTTTTTGTCGTGGCTGAATATATGAATTACTTATAATGATAATTTGAtgatagaaataaataaaaattgtccATAATAAGTACGTATTACTACTTGTCTTCTCAAATATAATCGTTTCAATGTTGTTTTGCAAACACTAAAGTGTAGTCAAAAGGTTTTATTTTAAGTGATTCCTACTTGATTAACTACAAAATTATTGAGATGAttgaaatcataaaaataaataaagaaacgCTAATACGATATGAATGAAATATAgatcctaaaaatatttatattttaaaactaacgGAATATTTGACATAAAATCTTCTGAAAACCATTTTTAACGTATAAGCATTCTAGATTGTTTAGAATCTAAATAGATGACAAAAGATTCTTTGTTTAATCACTTAAACTAGCATGGTAGTTTGTATATATTGTGCAGCTAGCATTATTATAAATTCGCATTTACATGATTTCTTACCGTTggtattgattatttttaaatttcttagtTCAAATGGGattctttaaaaaactatatttctaCGTGGAACctcattttacttttttttagttttaattcccaatttgtatttatacttGTATTCAAAACTGGTACCtatgtaatatttatttttttaatttacattttagatacctctaaattatatttatatatagattctTCATTCTTTCTCctaatattacttatttttaactgaaattttatatgtttccaATTTACTCTTATAGATGGGCTATTCGAAcaatattagttattttagtttttaatctaaattttggattttcctAAAGTGTATTTACACGTggtctttttttacttttatttatttattacaattattattttattattttctttactgatggattatttttttttgtttttcaattaaTGTGAGATTTTTCTAGCCTGTGAGAACAATCATGGTGACTcatttttaaatgattaaattcATTTCTATGCACCTGATTGCTGGTGAAATCATTGgaataattaaaatcataGGAATCGGttcataaatgtttatattgtggTATGAAACTTAAATTCTAggaatgattatattttgaaaccaaGAGAGTATCAAATACAATTACATTAAACCTATCTGTGAATTGTATACAGCCACATAAAGCCTTCGTATCTTACTGAAAAAAGGTGCACACGTCACTTAAGAGcttgttggaaaaaaaaaaatctaagcaCACATTTAGTGGTCGACACAAACCTTCAGCGTGCATCGAACGGATTGGCATATAGCTACCAAAAATCTATTGAAGACATAGCAAaactacaaataaattaactattataaaattagtaaTATACTTAAAATAAGCATGCATCCTAATGTTTCTTtgtatacttataagctaaaatttatattttaaacttaaattttatggtgttttatttatagtttctTTTACATCATTTGCCTTTAATCACAatgaaaaagtatatataatctTTAACAATCTATTATTTCTATTGCTAATAAACCTTACGACTAGTTTACTACTTCCTTCGTTTCGTAATTTAAGTCTTTCTAacattatctagattcatatagataccaataaatctaggcacatatatataaaacatatacatttatcaattaatgaatttaaaaaaactaaaaagacttacaatataaaactgaCGGATGTAGTAATAAGCAAAACCAGATACGAAACTAGCGATTACCAAACCTGGAACTCATCAATgaagtataattattttatataaattttaagtttctGAAGCAATTTTTGGAGGAGGCATTTGGGTAAAGCCCAAACCGTCACACGCCTATTATGCCCAGAGCGAAACTATGGAAGCTATAGTATCGAAAGAACTTGTATTAACACGCCATTTGGAAAGCCTGATACACGCACGTTCATCAATCATCcgttaagaaaagaaaaggacagAACCCGTCGTCGCCCAAATAATCCACATATAGTGAGTAGTTCGAGCAACCGCTAATTTTATAACCAACTTGGTGTGGGATAGCATTATCTTCTGTCCTGATTCTGCTAGAACTAATCGCGAATGGTGGGTGCTGTTGAGAGAGACTACTTacagtattattttttgtcgTGGATGGGCTACATATGGTGAAATGTCATGGGCCGTGCCGTACCTGTACCTGTCGTCCGATGAAACACGCCGCGGTAGCGGTTAAAGATTGTAACGGACTATAGTGTCCGGCGATCTCTCCGCCGTCCAATATTTTCGAGTGCCCCACACAATGATCAATTCTGTGTGTGTAGTCTGAATGGACGAACGAGGGCAATTCTCGCCCACGATGTTGACAACTAAAGCTGCCCTAGGCCCTAAACGTTATTTCAGCCCTTAAATCTTACAAcccaatattttcatttttcttatacttacaagcaaaaacataaattttaactttaaatttatacatttgatcattaatcttattcaaaaaatatataattattaatagttttgttttgatttgatttattattaaagtaaattttaagtatgatttatatttttttatgtttggatAAAACATTTGAATGAGAataatggtcaaacgtaaatttaaaaatcaatgacgtcaattaaaaaattggaGGAAGTATTCACAAATCacttttcatttacaaatctGTCGTTTaacattttccaaaaaatacaaataatcaCTCCTTAATTTATCCTTGTTTCCGTTAACACAcattttatgcaaaaaaatatatggaaattaattaaaagtaaataaatgtatttttaagtTTCTACCATAAAGGATTActtaaatatgtgttaataATGTTTCTCGTTTTACGTGCCAAAAAGCTTTATCCTAGGGCTGCATAGAACACAGCCTACTTAGCAAAATTTCCTTTGATGTAAATCtaaccaatatatattgtaGTAAGTTTGCGACCACACTGATGCGATTTACGGCTAAACTTGCCATTCACGATAATCGTTTCAGGATATTACTCTGTCCCATTTTCATGGATTCATATCTGCTGCTTTTTCTGAATAGGTATCAGTATGCTTACTATGCTAGGACGTTACCATGACCAAGCAGATTAGCTTATCGccgtattatttaaatatattatttgcttTACGGTTAGAAAATAcgttttctcaaaaaaaaaaacttctactTACTCTATCTCTTCAAGTTTTTTTGatgtcaaatattttcaaattaactaaatttataaaaaatatagcaatatgtTCAGTAAgcaataaatatactatagaaatatatttaatgatgtatTTGATGAAGCTAGTttcatgttatatatattaacatatatttttatataaactttgtcAAATTTAAAGAGTTTTAATTTAGGGCAAAGTAGcctaataatattatttggaTCTCTTGTTTTaagctaatttatatatatttactaaatatttaatttattcctaTAATAAGTAGATAATTCAGACAATCTACTCAATCATCTATATCAAACAAAGTCTAATGTCTAGGTATGGTTCACACAAAAGGCACATTTAATGGTCAAATGGTTGATATTCGTTTCTCCGCAAATTGAACGGACAATATACCGTTTCTTAGAGTAattcagcagatcatctattctataaaaatatatgatgtgaGGAAAAAACAGGTTTCAACAGGTCATCCATcctattattcaaaaatagagcatcatttatattaaaaagagCAACTCTAAATATGCATGTTCTCTTTTCTTCATCGATAACTCAACATCCAATCACTAAGATAAGAGAACAAATATCAACATGAGAAgatatggttataaaatatcaataaaatatatatgtatcatgTAATATGAATGTTTTATTAGAGTGATTCATAATATGAATAGAGAATCTATTTTGAattgtcatctaaataaaaatatgaatgatgaaatttGGATGAACCGATAGAAATGCTCTTAGTGATAAGTTCCAGCTCGGGTATCTTAAATCGTGTTCACGATACGATATGAGATTTACTCTCACTAAATTGCAATGGCATGTGCAATCAATTCATTCTAGGAAGAATTCTGATGGTGGGCCATTTTTGGAGACTGCGGGTTGTTCTGATTGATCGTATTAGCTCAAACGTAATCCGTCAGTTGTGCCATGTGTGTTCATACGAGACGATCCAAAATAGGTGGACGCGATTTCAGATCGTCCTCCTAGTACTACAAAGGAGCGGAGAGCGACGGTGCAGCAGGGGCATGTGCATTAACTTCAGTATAGTAAGGTAAAACTTCCGGGAAAACTGTTTTAAACTCTCGAGACTTCTCCTCGTCTATTgcatattataaatagttataaaaaatataaaaaaattgtgaagatatattaatatgcgataatatcactacacaaacatacaagttaaaatattacttctataatccatagcaaaataacaaatatatgattgtgagtatgtgtatactattcataatttaatttattatttttgttatggattgtagaagtcatattttaatttacatgcttgtgtagtgatatattacatattgatctatcttcataatttttttttcaaattttactaTGACTATTTAGGTGTCCTTAGAGCTTAGAATCCTGCTCAAACTTTCGCTCAACCCTGGCACTTCTCTTAGTACCTGGTAGTGGAGTAGCAAATCAAGGTTTATATGCAGCATCAAATGGAGTGTATGACACAGTAAATCTTTCGcaatgaaaattttgcaaGGCACCGGACACCTCTTTTTTAGAGGTTAAAATTACCAACTCACCCAAAACGAGATATACGAagcatataattaatagatacttaaattttaaaaatatgaaaatggatttatttaattttttaagaaacttttatatagaaaacttcATATGAAACACGCTAATAGTAGTTTGAAAGCGTAACAATGGATACTGAGAGAGCAGATAATCTTATTAGATACCtactctatattttaatatttaacgacattggcttttatatgcgtttgaccattcattttattttaaaaattatattattatcttatattttattgtgattaaatttatatttatgtatatttaattattacattttttaatttttataaagtttttttaaaaaataaatagtaaatgtgtataaaaaatgaaaggcATCACTAattaagaaagagagagagagagaggagtttAGAACGGAGCCACCGTTATAATTCGTTCGGTCCCTGTGAGCTCGTGTCATGTGGTGCGGCCTCGGCATCTCATCACAGGGACCAGGCGAGGGgcgaggcgatgcgccaacgATCCGACGACACCCATCCTTATCCCCAGCTCTGCCTCTGCTCCCGATCGGTCGAGAGAACTCCATCGCCAGCTTCCACCTGCTGGCTGCTGCACCGTGCCTGCCTGCACTGCTGCAGCCTCGTCTCGACGCGCCCCGTTTTTCCACCCCCACCTCACCCACAGCCTTAGGCCTTGATTAGTTCgtaaatttatcatattgaacttttggacatttaaataaagtattaattatagataaaaaactaattacatagttatgtaaTAAATCTtaaaacgaatcttttgagtctaattagtcaatgattagctataagtgctacagtaactaatatgtgctaatgatgaattagttaggctcaaaat
Encoded proteins:
- the LOC102708526 gene encoding uncharacterized protein LOC102708526, producing MGFQVAAVAPSPCAHSSSASSSPSTSSSRPALGGAGAGLARSCGPVNWGVGVMARRRGLRQPARCALSASLDGVGGGDAEFLRRIEELAAAVGVQPTGCGWPASVERSASSAGMPLSLRMLKRKKQHQQLVTRQTRWDERLLGSAGDSVGRAFSSMVLIVRELQSFALQQMREAMLCDDLQGVLARVHGEMHASFVWLFQHIFAGTPALMVSLMLLLANFTVHSMGHSVAAAAAIPPAPPSAAAVAAVDTQNSEPSRPRFDAASVKTFSIGRAASVGGSSGGGGKVRPVAGATGDDRWDESLSLLSRLAPQQPAPPAGTGVSKAVPETPAEDEQAIWERMVAEASNMQANARAEELSDPDVLGNLVAPVEAELETEGHAEYARTEQSYELAVSEEPDNPLILANFAQFLYLVQNDHDRAEQYFERAVRAEPADAEALSRYATFLWKARNDLAAAEETYQEAIAADPGNAHHAAAYAHFLWNTGACAGAATRRDA